Below is a window of Sulfurisphaera ohwakuensis DNA.
GTCATTGAGGGAAGGAAAGTGTAAAATAATATTAGATATTGCTTTACATTCTTCGTTATTTTCTATTTTATCTGGATTATTCTTTAAAAATTGTTTAATAAAATTTATAGCAGTTAAAGGTTTTCCCATTCTAACTAGTTTTAATGCATATTCAATTTCCTCCATTCTAATCCCCAGCTTATAGTTCCTATTATTACACCTCCAATTAATGAAAGTATTCCAACTAATGTTGTTAAACCAGAATAAGGCACTATATTTGAATAAACACCATATCCCATTAAAATAACCGCTGAAATTGATAACAAGATATGATAAAGTCTAAATCCTATCATTTTCTTTGAAAATACTGGAAATAAAGCAGATACTATTACATGTGAACCGTACAAAGTAACTAAGGAAGCTTCTGTAGTAAGTGAGTATACTAGGGCAAACTCACCAGTAATCCCAGCTATTAAATTGACTAGAAGAAAGAACAATGCTACTATTAAGATTGATTTTAACATATCTTTTCTAATTAAACTGTAAGTTAATCTAGATAGGGCTACATATGCTGCAGTTACAGAACCAATTAAACTGTTTATAGTAAAGATAAATATCAATAATGCCATGCTACTTCCCATAAGCTTTTGGGCAATATAATATGCTGGATATTGAGTGACATTTAATAGGTTTTTCATGCCGGAATTTGAATAACCAGCAAACGCAATTTCAAAATATGAAGCAAAAAGTACTGAAATCGACGCTATCCAATAAGCATAAAGATAAGATTTTGCTACTGTTTTTCCTTTCCCTACAGCTTCATAACCTAGAAAGAACGATGCGCCACCACCGGCAAGTGTAAAACCTACTGCTAAGGCTCCTGAAAAGAAATCTGATACTGGTACTGAAACCCTTAATGGGCTCAAAGAGAACCCTGTAATAGATATTACTTTTATTCCTAAGACAAATATTAGAATAACTTCAATAGTTGAAGTTAAGAGTGCATAAAAAAGTGGTGGTCTTATTCCGCTTAAAAGCAAAAGAGTTAGAACTATAGGAATTAAAATTTCTATGGTAGTGACTACAATAGGTGAAAGTGAGAATTCGGAAGTTATTACTATTCCAGTAAGGTAAGTTGTAGCTGAAGGTAAATATATAGCATAACTTATCCAATACAACCAGCCAGCGATTTTACCTAAAAGTTCACCACCACTTCTTCTAGCAAATTCATATATACCGCCAGTAGAGGCAATCACTTTTGAGTATTCATACCCAATTAATACCCACAAAAAGTAGATTAATACACCAAAAACTCCAGCTATAAATGTTGATGATAGTGAATACTGAAGAGCATATGTTAAATACGCTGAGGCAGAACCTAAGGGGGCTATAGAACTCAAAGATTGTGCATA
It encodes the following:
- a CDS encoding APC family permease codes for the protein MRMDNLSKKLEPKENTIPTYLVYAQSLSSIAPLGSASAYLTYALQYSLSSTFIAGVFGVLIYFLWVLIGYEYSKVIASTGGIYEFARRSGGELLGKIAGWLYWISYAIYLPSATTYLTGIVITSEFSLSPIVVTTIEILIPIVLTLLLLSGIRPPLFYALLTSTIEVILIFVLGIKVISITGFSLSPLRVSVPVSDFFSGALAVGFTLAGGGASFFLGYEAVGKGKTVAKSYLYAYWIASISVLFASYFEIAFAGYSNSGMKNLLNVTQYPAYYIAQKLMGSSMALLIFIFTINSLIGSVTAAYVALSRLTYSLIRKDMLKSILIVALFFLLVNLIAGITGEFALVYSLTTEASLVTLYGSHVIVSALFPVFSKKMIGFRLYHILLSISAVILMGYGVYSNIVPYSGLTTLVGILSLIGGVIIGTISWGLEWRKLNMH